The following DNA comes from Desulfobacteraceae bacterium.
CTGCACCACGAGCCACTTCACGGCCCCGCGCCGGTGGTGCGACCAGAAGCTGGAAACCGCGGTGAACATGATGCTGGCCATGGAGGTGCCCAAGGCCAGGTGCATGATGATCTCGCCCGGGACCCCCTGGAGGGTCAGGCAGTAGACCAGCATCGGCACGATCACCAGCCCCCCGCCGATCCCCAGCAGGCCCGCCAAGACCCCGGCTACCGCACCGACCGCGGCGTACATTACCAGAACTGAAACCATTTGGCTGCTCCCTTTTTCCCTTGAAAAGAACTCTGGTCCGCCGGGGTCTCAACGGTTTTGACCAGCCTTGAGTGCGACCGTCGGGATGGCACCGGTCCAGCCCATAACACGCCTGCCGCGCGCGAACAAGGGCGTTGCCAACTCCCCGCGACAGCCCCCGATCAGGCCTCCCAACCGTGCCCCCCGGTGGCCGACGGCAAATGGGGTTTGCAATCCCGGCCCACCTGGGTTAAAGTCGGACTCACATCCGCCGCCAAACAAAGTCGCCCGAGGCCCCCGGGAACTCCACCCCGCCACCCCGCCCGCCGCAGGCAGCGCGCCCCGGCGCAGGCTGCCGCCCCAACCGGCCGCCAAAGGAAAACAGCGCATGCAACCGCACCCGCAACCCGATTGGCTCTCGCGCCTCGTTCCGGTAGACGAGGTCCTCTCCCGCATCCGTCCCGGCATGTCCATTTTTTTAGGCACCGGGGTGGCCGAGCCGCGCACCCTGGTGCGGCGCCTGATGGCTTCCGAGGACAACAACCTCAAAGACCTGGAGCTGGTCCAGATCGCCAGCCACGGCAGCGACATTTCCCTGGACGCGCTGAGGGCCCACAAGTGCCGGCTGAAAACCTTCTTCCCGGGATGGGTCTCGCGCGAGGCCCTGAGCGAGGGGCTGGTGGACCTAATCCCCAGCCGCTACTCCCAGATCCGGCGGGTGATCGCATCCGGCCAGGTGCCCATCGAGGTGGCCTTCGTACAGATCACGCCGCCCAACGAACTGGGCTACAGCAGCCTGGGGGTGGCGGTCGATGTGGCCCGCGAGGCCATGGCCAAGGCCGACCTGGTGGTGGGCGAAATCAACCCGCAGGTCCCCTTCACCCTGGGTGACACGATCGTCTCGGTGGCGGATTTCGACTTGCTGGTGGAAGCGGCCGACCCGCCGGTCTATTTCGAGCACTGGCCCGTGGACCCGATCATGGAGAAGGTGGCGGCCAACATTGCCGCCCTGATCGAGGACGGCGACTGCCTGACCTTCTCCATCGGGTCGCTGTTCGAGGCCCTCAGTCGGCAGTTGGACGGCAAGCGCGACCTGGGGCTGCACTCACCCTTTTTCACCGACGCCCAGATGGATCTGGTCAAGAAGGGGATCGTCACCAACCGCCGCAAAGCGGGCTTCCGGGGCAAGTCGCTGACCTCCTACGCTGTGGGAACGGCTGCATTGATGCAGTGGCTGAACCGAAACCCGATCGTCGAGTTTCAGCGCATCGACTCGGTCTGCGACCCGGTCCAGATCGGCCGCAACCCGAACTTTTTCGGGATCTTTCACGTCCGCAAGGTGGACCTCTCGGGCTTGATCGCCCTCCACGAGGGCAGCACCCGGGTGGCGGTCGGACCCGGCGAGACCATCGATTTCGTGGTCGGCGCCGAGATCTCGCCTGGAGGCCGTTCGGTTTGTGGCCTTCCCAGCCGCAACCGCGAGGGCCGGCCCAACATTCTGCTGTCGATCAAGGACTACCCCAGCCAGCTCAACCTGCGTGAATCGGTCAACATGGTCGCCACCGAGTACGGCGTCGCCCCGCTGAAATGGCGCAGCCTGCGCGAACGGGCCCAAGCCCTGATCGAAATCGCGCACCCCGACGACCGCGAAGGGTTGTTCCGGGAGGCCAAGGCGGCCAGGATCCTCTACCCGGATCAGATTTTCCTGAAGGAAAGCGCCCACCTCTACCCGTCCGAGATCGCCGTGCGACACACCTTCAAGGACGGCCTGGATGTCCGCTTCCGGGCCATCAAACCCTCGGATGAGGGGGAAATGCGGCGCCTGTTCTACCGCTTTTCCGAGCGGGCCGTCTACTACCGGTATTTCGCACCGGTCAAAAGCATGCCCCACGCCCGCATGCAGGCCTACGTAAACGTGGACTACCGCAAGATCCTGTCCATCGTCGGGCTGATCGGCGACCCCGAGGAGGAGCAGATCATCGCCGAGGGGCGTTTCATCCAGGAGCCCGCCACCGGCTTTGCCGAGGTCGCCTTCGTGGTCGACGAGCGCTTCCAGGGGCACGGCATCGCCACCTTTCTCTACCGGATGCTGCTGCGTCTGGCACGGGAGCGCGGCGTCCGGGGCTTCACCGCTGAAATCCTGGCCTCCAACAAGGCCATGCTGCGCATCATGGAAAAGGAAAGCCGCACCATGGAGGCCAGATTGTTCCAGGGGGTTTACGCCCTCAAAGCCCCTTTCGACGACGAAGCCCCACCAACCTGACAGCCGCAAGCGCCACCGCGGATCCCGCGGCCCCTTCAGCAAGCGGGCTTTGGGACATCCCCCGCACCCGGCGCCGACCGCTCCGGCGCCGTCCTTTTTTCCCAACGACGGTCAAGCTTCCGGGCCAAGATCCGATATAAGTTCCATTGCTCCCATCACAATTGGGCCACTTGGTCGACTTGCACGGCAAGCGGGGCATTCCACCCGCGGGCGCGACATCCGACCCAAGGGCAGGTTTCGGTGCCACGTTTCGACCCACCGATGCAAGCGACGGCGCAACCCACCGATTCCTTGGAGGATAGACAGGTGAGCGTGAAATGTAAAAAACCGCTGTTGTGGATTTGCATGGGCCTGATGCTTTTGGGCGGCTGTAAAAATTCGATGGTCGGCCAAGGGGATGTCAGCGGCACTGAAAGCCCCGACCCGGCCGCCTGCTGGGAGGAAGCCGACCGGCTCTACGACGCGGACCAGCGGCCGGCGGCGCTGGCCCTTTACCTCCGGTGCGCAGATGACGGCCATGCCCAGGCCCAGTACATTGCCGGCCATATGCTGCTCTTCGGCGACGGCGTACCCCGCCAGCCCGCCGAAGGCCTGGACTTGCTGGAAAAGTCCGCTGACCAGGGCCATCTGGAGGCCCTGCGGGCGCTGGGCACATACTGCTACAGCGACGATTTCGGCGTTGCCCAAGACCATGCCCGCAGCCGGGCCCTCTTCGCCCAGGCGGCCGCCCAGGAGGACGGGTTTGCAATGATGATGCTGGGCTACATGAACCAGATGGGATACGGGGGTGAGCGCAACCCCGAGCAGGCGGCATACTGGTACCGCAGGGCCTCGGCCGTCGGTTTTCCGCTGCCGTCCGTCATGATGGACGCCAAGACCCAGGCCAATGCCCAAAAAAGCCCTTAAGCATCAAGGTAGTAAAGATTCCTGGCACAGGAGACCACGTTTTTTTGGTTCAAAAAATAATACGTAAAATATGTTTTTCCTGTGTCGATCAAGTTAATTTATGGTACAAAACAAATTAATATAATTTTCTTTAACTGTTCCAGGAACAGAAATGAAAATTCATTCCTT
Coding sequences within:
- a CDS encoding GNAT family N-acetyltransferase; translation: MQPHPQPDWLSRLVPVDEVLSRIRPGMSIFLGTGVAEPRTLVRRLMASEDNNLKDLELVQIASHGSDISLDALRAHKCRLKTFFPGWVSREALSEGLVDLIPSRYSQIRRVIASGQVPIEVAFVQITPPNELGYSSLGVAVDVAREAMAKADLVVGEINPQVPFTLGDTIVSVADFDLLVEAADPPVYFEHWPVDPIMEKVAANIAALIEDGDCLTFSIGSLFEALSRQLDGKRDLGLHSPFFTDAQMDLVKKGIVTNRRKAGFRGKSLTSYAVGTAALMQWLNRNPIVEFQRIDSVCDPVQIGRNPNFFGIFHVRKVDLSGLIALHEGSTRVAVGPGETIDFVVGAEISPGGRSVCGLPSRNREGRPNILLSIKDYPSQLNLRESVNMVATEYGVAPLKWRSLRERAQALIEIAHPDDREGLFREAKAARILYPDQIFLKESAHLYPSEIAVRHTFKDGLDVRFRAIKPSDEGEMRRLFYRFSERAVYYRYFAPVKSMPHARMQAYVNVDYRKILSIVGLIGDPEEEQIIAEGRFIQEPATGFAEVAFVVDERFQGHGIATFLYRMLLRLARERGVRGFTAEILASNKAMLRIMEKESRTMEARLFQGVYALKAPFDDEAPPT
- a CDS encoding sel1 repeat family protein, producing MSVKCKKPLLWICMGLMLLGGCKNSMVGQGDVSGTESPDPAACWEEADRLYDADQRPAALALYLRCADDGHAQAQYIAGHMLLFGDGVPRQPAEGLDLLEKSADQGHLEALRALGTYCYSDDFGVAQDHARSRALFAQAAAQEDGFAMMMLGYMNQMGYGGERNPEQAAYWYRRASAVGFPLPSVMMDAKTQANAQKSP